The Hominilimicola fabiformis DNA window AGGCACTTGACGTATTGAAAGAGAATAATTATGTTATAAAGGTTGGGTGACATAGATGACAAAACTACTTATAAAAAGATTTATAAAAGACTATGAAAACACGCAAAATTCCGATGTGCGTACGGCATACGGTAAATTTTCAAGCATAGTCGGAATAGTGTGCAATGCGATACTGTTCATAAGCAAACTAATTGTCGGAACACTGTCGGCGTCTGTTTCTATCACTGCCGATGCGGTAAACAACCTATCCGATGCATCATCAAGCATAATCAGTCTGCTTGGTTTTAAACTTGCAAGCCGTCCGGCAGATGAAGAACACCCTTATGGTCACGGACGATATGAATATCTGTCGGGACTTATGGTTGCCGTACTTATTATGGTAATCGGCGTTGAACTGTTCAAAAGCAGTTTGGATAAGGTACTTCATCCGTCAGCAGTTGAATTCAGCTGGGTTACTGTCGGTGTGCTTGCGTTTTCGATTTTGCTTAAAACGTGGATGGCATTGTTTAATACGAAAACAGGTAAAATGATTAACTCAAACACGCTTATAGCAACGGCGGCAGACAGCCGTAATGATGTTATAACGACAGGCGCAGTGTTGGTTGCGGCGATATTATCGCATTTTGTCGGCTTTGAGCTTGACGGCTGGATGGGTCTTGGTGTGGCGGTATTTATTTTGTACAGCGGTTTCGGACTTGTAAAAGACACGCTTGACCCTATGCTCGGAAAAGCACCGGAGGATGAACAGGTTGAAGAAATTCGTCAAAAGATTTTAAGCTATCCCGGTGTTTTGGGTACTCACGATTTAATGGTACACGACTACGGACCGGGCAGACAATTTGCAAGTGTGCATGTTGAAATGGCGGCGGAAGGCGATGCTATGAAAAATCATGACGTCATAGATAATATTGAACGTGATTTTATGAATGATGAAGGGCTTCATATGATTGTGCATTTTGACCCGATTTCGACAAAGGACAATACAGTGAACGACCTTAGAATTTGGATTGGTGAAAAGGTAAAAGAGATTGACGAACGTCTGACAATTCATGACTTGCGTATAGTGTATGGTATTACGCACACAAACGTAATATTTGACTGCGTTGTTCCGCATAATATGGATATGACCGACAAGGAAGTCAAGAAAGCGATAAATGATATGGTAAAGGAAAAATATCCTACATATTACTGTGTAATCACGATTGATAAAAGCTATGCGGCAATGCCACATTGATATATTTTTAAAAATATATTTGTCCATAGGTTGAAACTATGAATAAATGCGGTTTATAAGTATTTTTCAAAACGGTACTTATATGATAAACTGTATTCATCAAAGAAAGAAAGGACAGTTTATTATGAGTACATT harbors:
- a CDS encoding cation diffusion facilitator family transporter, with product MTKLLIKRFIKDYENTQNSDVRTAYGKFSSIVGIVCNAILFISKLIVGTLSASVSITADAVNNLSDASSSIISLLGFKLASRPADEEHPYGHGRYEYLSGLMVAVLIMVIGVELFKSSLDKVLHPSAVEFSWVTVGVLAFSILLKTWMALFNTKTGKMINSNTLIATAADSRNDVITTGAVLVAAILSHFVGFELDGWMGLGVAVFILYSGFGLVKDTLDPMLGKAPEDEQVEEIRQKILSYPGVLGTHDLMVHDYGPGRQFASVHVEMAAEGDAMKNHDVIDNIERDFMNDEGLHMIVHFDPISTKDNTVNDLRIWIGEKVKEIDERLTIHDLRIVYGITHTNVIFDCVVPHNMDMTDKEVKKAINDMVKEKYPTYYCVITIDKSYAAMPH